From the Limosilactobacillus panis genome, one window contains:
- a CDS encoding gluconate:H+ symporter, translating into MPLLIVLIGVALLIFMIVKLKLNTFVSLVITSFIVALLLGLPLAKIPATIETGIGGQLGHLAIIFGFGSMLGKLVSDAGGGYRIATTLIDKFGRRWIQVAVILASFIIGLALFFEVGLVVVLPIIFIIARELDMPLMYLGIPMAATLNVTHAFLPPHPAPTAISGILGANLGHVLLLGIIAAIPTIIIAGPVFNWFLHKAYPKVYRKDIDISVIGEYKEFNIDETPKFGISVLTAMMPVILIAVATICSFIFPKSNSINEFIQFIGAPDLAMLLSLIFAIFTMGLWRNKGMSEISNSMVTSIKQISVMLLIIGGGGAFKQVLVDGGISKYISTLFAQTNISPILAAWLITAILRVSLGSSTVAAMTAAGLVAPMAHQFGSNSAMAALMVLAVGAGSVFCDHVNDAGFWMIKEYFGLSLKETLLSWSTLTSVLALAGLAAVYTISLFV; encoded by the coding sequence ATGCCATTACTAATTGTCTTGATCGGTGTTGCCTTATTAATTTTTATGATTGTTAAATTAAAACTCAACACTTTTGTTTCTTTAGTTATCACTTCATTTATCGTTGCCCTTTTACTCGGGTTGCCACTTGCTAAGATTCCGGCAACTATCGAAACCGGAATCGGTGGTCAACTTGGTCACCTTGCCATTATTTTTGGCTTTGGGTCGATGCTTGGGAAACTTGTTTCTGATGCTGGTGGCGGTTACCGGATTGCAACAACCCTTATTGATAAGTTTGGCCGGCGGTGGATTCAGGTTGCTGTTATCCTTGCTTCATTCATCATCGGGTTGGCGCTGTTCTTTGAGGTTGGCTTAGTGGTTGTTCTTCCAATTATCTTTATTATTGCCCGTGAGCTTGATATGCCACTGATGTACCTTGGAATCCCGATGGCTGCGACCTTGAACGTTACTCACGCCTTCTTACCACCACACCCGGCACCAACAGCAATCTCTGGTATTCTTGGCGCTAATCTTGGCCATGTTCTTTTGCTGGGGATCATTGCCGCAATTCCGACAATTATAATTGCTGGACCAGTATTTAACTGGTTTCTTCATAAGGCCTATCCTAAAGTTTATCGAAAGGATATCGATATTTCGGTTATTGGTGAATATAAAGAATTCAATATTGATGAGACTCCTAAATTCGGAATCTCTGTTTTAACAGCGATGATGCCCGTTATCTTAATTGCTGTTGCCACTATTTGTTCATTTATTTTTCCAAAGAGCAACTCAATCAATGAATTCATTCAATTCATCGGTGCTCCAGACCTTGCCATGCTTCTTTCACTGATTTTTGCAATTTTTACAATGGGGCTTTGGCGAAACAAGGGCATGAGTGAAATCTCTAATTCCATGGTTACGTCAATTAAGCAAATTTCTGTAATGCTCTTGATTATCGGTGGTGGTGGTGCCTTTAAACAAGTCCTTGTCGACGGGGGGATTTCTAAATATATTTCAACCCTTTTTGCACAAACAAATATTTCGCCAATCCTTGCAGCATGGCTCATTACTGCAATCCTTCGGGTATCGTTAGGATCATCTACAGTTGCTGCGATGACTGCCGCCGGTTTAGTCGCTCCAATGGCACATCAGTTTGGCTCTAATTCCGCGATGGCTGCTCTGATGGTCCTAGCTGTTGGTGCTGGTTCCGTCTTTTGTGATCATGTTAATGATGCTGGCTTTTGGATGATCAAAGAATACTTTGGTCTCTCACTAAAGGAAACCCTTCTTTCTTGGTCAACTTTAACTTCTGTCTTAGCGCTTGCTGGATTAGCTGCTGTATACACAATTTCACTATTTGTTTAA